Genomic window (Desulfobacterales bacterium):
GCGCTGGCCCGGAATCTTTTAAAAAAAGCAGGCCTCACCGGGCCCCACGACGCCTTCCATCTGCTGGTCAAGGCCGATGTCTGGGACCAGGACGAAAATATCCCCCTGCTCCGTCAGGGACTTGAGGTGGACTTTGAGGCAGCGGCATTGGACCAGGCCGCGGCCATGGTCCCGCCCCCGGTCGAGGAGCTTCTTGCCGAGGGGCGCCAGGATCTCCGCGACCTGGAGCTGCTCACCGTTGACGGACCCGCCACCCGGGATTTTGACGATGCGCTCCACCTTGAAAAAAGGGGTAACGACTACCTGGTCGGCATCCATATCACCGACGTGGCCGCCCTGGTCAGGCCGGGGACCCCCCTTTTCGAGGCGGCCCGGACCCGGGTAACCTCGCTCTACTTTCCCGACCGCCAGATCCCGATGCTGCCGTCCGGACTTTCGGAAGACCTCTGCAGCCTGCGGGCCGGCCAACCCCGCGCGGCGATGAGTTTCATGGTCCGGATCTCCGCAACCGGCGAAATCCTGGATTTCGATGTGAAGCCCAGCGTGGTAACAGTGAAACGACAGTTGCACTATGCTGAGGCCGACCGCCTGGTAGAGACGGATGAGACCCTGGCCGGGCTCCACCGGCTCGCCCGACAACTGCGGCGGCAACGACTGGAGGCCGGGGCCCTGCTTCTGCCCTTTCCGGACGTCAACATCCGGATCACACCTGACAAGGAGATCGAGATCACCCTGGCCGAAGTCGATACCCCGGGCAGGATGCTGGTGGCCGAGTTCATGATCCTGGCCAACACCCTGGGGGCCCAGTATATCGCCGAACGGGAGGCCCCGGGACTTTTCCGGTCACAGCCCCGGCCCCGCCAGCGGTTGGTCCAAGGGGAGGACAAGGACCTTTTCCTCAACACCCGGCAGCGGAAAAAACTCGCGCCAGGTTCCCTGTCAACCGTGCCCAGGGCGCACAGCGGTCTCGGGGTATCGCAATACACCACCCTCACCTCTCCCATCCGCCGCCTGTTGGATCTGGTCATGCAGATTCAACTTCAACACCTGGCCATGGGCAAGGGGGTCTTCTTCTCCAAAAGCGAGATAAAGGAGTTCGTCCACATCATCCTCAACACCCAGACCAGGGTAAACGGGGTAAAGTTTCTCCGCCACCGCTATTGGCTGCTCAAGCACCTCGAATCACGCACAGGCGAGGCGTTCCCAGCCATCATCATTGACAAGGGACAGCGCCGCGCCCATATCCTGGTAAAGGATTTTCTCCTTGACGCGGATCTGCCCAATTCCCAGGTCGCCGCCTTTGCAGCCGGGGAAACCATCATGGTCCGGATCACCAAGGCCGATGCCCTGGCCAATGTTCTTGTACTGGAACCCACGCACTAACCAGCATGGCTGGACCATGATTTTGGGTCCGCAGCCACAACAAACTATGAAAATATCCCCGGACAGCGAGTTTCGTCCGGCACGACTTTCATATAACCAGCATGGCTGGACCATGATTTTGGGTCCGCAGCCACAACAAACTATGAAAATATCCCCGGACAGCGAGTTTCGTCCGGCACGACTTTCATATAACCCAGCATGGCTGGACCATAACTTCTGGGCCGCGGCCACAATCAAACAATAAAAGACGTCACTCCGGCATGGCAAGGCCGGCCTTTTCCCTGCCCCACTTTGCGCCCCGGCCTGGAACGCCCCCCTTCCCCGTAAGGTTTCGGTAAACCCCGTACGTTTGAGGTTGGACCGGGAAAGGGGTTTTCTTATACCGAACGGTGTAGCGGACCCTGAGCCGCAGCCGTGACGGCAAAAGCGGAAATTGAAACAACTTCGGCAGGATATGCTTATGGCTTCCGAATCGCCGCCGCGGCGAAGCGAGTTCCTGTTTGATAGCCTGGTTATGAACAGCCGGCCCTTCTCAATGGAGCGGCCGTTGGTAGAAGAAGACCCCTTTCCCGACAGGAGGGGGGGTACTGAATGTTTACCCTTCCCCCAACACCATCATGGCCGTAGCTCATTTAATTTATATCTCTTTCAGGAAAGCATATTTTCCGTTTCCGCCTGGCAAAAGATATCTGCAACCGTCCGTTTCAACCCCGCGCAACCATGCCCCCATTGACGGATGGCAGCAGCCACCTTTTCCAGCAACAGCCGCCCCTCCCCTTGCCCAGGGAAACAATACCATATATAGCAGTGCAACACGGGTGATGCCACCATATGTAGAGTGCATGCCCGGCACATAAAAAAAACAACTATTCCCCGGGACATCGGCCCGGGTTTTTTCCCTTGACAGGAGCGGGCAGGTTCTATAAAAAAAGGGGAACAAAGTGGTACAAAGTGGTGATAAAGGGAAATCCGGGGAGACAAAGGGATGGCCGACAGCGGGACTTCAACGGAAAACCGCTTCCGCAGCAGGTCCGAACACACCATTGACGGCAAGGGCAGGCTCAACATCCCGGCCCGTTTCCGGGAGGTACTGCACCGCCAATATGGCGACAAGTTGATCATCACCAACTGGCATAAATGCCTCAAGGCCTATCCCGGCGAAGTATGGGAGGCAATCGAGGCCACCCTGCTCAACCAGGGCAAAAAACAGCCGGGCATGGTTGAATTTATTCGCTATGTCATCTCCGGGGTGACCGAATGTCCGGTGGACAAACAGGGCCGGATTCTGCTCCCCGCCACCCTGCGGGTTGACTTTGCAATCAAACGGGAAGTGATGCTGAACGGCATGCTCGATCATTTTGAGATATGGAACAAGGCGGCCTGGGACACGGAAACCAAAAAGACCCGCGAAAACTTCCAGAATTTTGAAAGCAGTCTGTCCACCCTGGGTATTCTCTAAAGGCTCTTAGCCACGGAATCCGGAGTCCCGCCCGCCCGCCGGCATGGCGGTTGCGAAAAAAGGCTTTTTTCCGACCAGCCACTGACTGGAAAAAGGGATGCCCGTGAAACAGGCCCTGCACCCTGCCGAAATCCATCGTCCCGTTCTGCCGGAAGAGATAATCCGCTTCCTGGCCCCCCGGGACAAGGGGGTATATGTGGACGCCACCCTGGGACTTGGCGGACATACCGAACGGATCCTGGCCGGGTCGGCGCCCGCCGGCCGGGTGATCGCCTTTGACTGGGACCTCCGGGCGATTAATCTGGCCAGGGAGCGATTGGCGCCTTTCAGGGACCGGCTGACCTTTGTTCATCGCAGTTATGCTGAAATCGAACCGGGCCTGGCCGAGGCCGGAGTGACCAGGGTTGACGGGATACTGCTCGACCTGGGTCTCTCATCCCTGCAGCTCGACTCCAGTGCCGAGGAGGTGGGCCGCGGTTTCAGCTTCCAGCGAGGAGAACCCCTCGATATGCGGATGGACCAGCGCACCACCCGGACCGCGGCCGAGTTGATCAACAACGCAACCGAGCAGGAACTGGCGGATATCTTTTACTACTACGGCGAGGAGAAACAGGCCCGGCGGATTGCGGCCCATCTTGTCAAAGCGAGAAAGAAAAACCGGTTCGAAACCACGGACCAACTGGCGGAACTGGTGGCCCGGGCAATACCCAGACGTTTTCATCCCCACAGGATCCATGTTGCCACCCGGGTCTTCCAGGCCGTCAGGATCGCGGTCAACCAGGAGCTGGAGAACCTTGCCACCCTGTTGAAAAAAGCGCCGGCCCTGCTCAACCCGGGGGCCAGACTATGCATCATCTCGTTTCACTCCCTGGAGGACCGCCTGGTAAAATGGGGGTTCCGCAACGACCCCTGCTGGGAGATCCTCACCCGGAAGCCGGTGCTTCCGGGCCGGGATGAGGCCCGGGACAATCCCCGCTCCAGGAGCGCCAAGCTGCGGGTCGCGGCGCTGCGACCAAGGAAGGAGGGACCATGATCAAGGATTATTCCGACCGCTGTCCGAACGGTTCCGGCAGGAACGGCCGCCGGCCCGGACAGATTATCGCCCGCCGGTCCCCGGCCGCGGCCGACGGCCGCCTGATGCTCAAGACCATCGGGGTGCTGGTGGTGCTCACCCTCGGCCTTGGTGTCGGATCAACGGTTTACTACGGGCTGCGGATCCGGAGCGCCCTTGATCAGATTGGCCACCAGGCAGAACTCAATACAAAACTTGTTACCCGCAACCGGGAACTCATCGCCCACCGGGACCGGCTGTTGACCCGGGAAAACATTGAAAAGGCGGCCGCCGGGCTGGGCCTCTTTCCGCCATCGCCCGGCCAGCTCCGCCGGCCATGATGCAACGGGATGAAAAAAACAAAACCTGACCCCAGACATCCACGCCAGAAGAGACATAAGCTACGGGGAGCAGTCGCCGGAACGGCGGCTTTTGTTGTTTTTTTGGCCCTGGCAATTGCCGGTCACGACAAGGGATTTGCCATCCCCTTCACCCTTTTCTCAAAAAACAATCCCCAGCCGGAAGCAGCCGTGCTTGAACTGCAACTGCCCGAGCAGGAACGGGGTAATATCTATGACCGGAACTACCGGTTGCTGGCCGGCAGTTACCGGACAACGGCCATCTATGCCCGGCCCCTGGAGATTGTTGACCTGGTCCTGGCAGCGGAAAAAATCGCCCCGCTGTTGGGATTGAGCGAAAAAGAGCTGCTCATCACCCTGAAGTCGGAGCGGGCCTTTGTCTGGCTCGGCCGCCGGATTTCGCCGGACATGGCAACGCGGATCGCGGCCCTTGACCTGGCCGGCATCTATCCGGTCGAGGAAATGAACCGCGTCTATCCCCATCGGACCGTGGCAGCCCATACCCTGGGGTTTGTCAGCAAGAACCAGGGGCTGGACGGGGTCGAGTTCTACTACGACACCCTTCTCCGCGGCGGCCGGCTCAAGGATCTCAAGTTGCCGCTCCGGCTGGAGCCCGCGGATATTGAGACCCTGGCGGACAAGGGCGGCCACCTGGTCCTTACCCTTGATCTTGAAAGCCAGAAAATACTCGAGGCGCGGTTGGCCAGCCTGATCGAAAAATCCGGGGCCCTAAGCGGCGCCGGACTGGTAATGGACCCGGAAACCGGGGCCATCCTGGCCATGGCCAGCCTGCCCGGCTTTGATCCCAACCGTTTCTGGGACTTCACCAGCAGACAGCGGCGCAACCGGACGCTGGAGGCCGCCTTTCCCCTGATTGCCGACAAGGTCAGGCCGGACCGGGACAGGGCCGCGGCCGGCAGGAACGCCCAGACCACGGCCACAAGACCGCTGTTACTCCTCCCGGCCGGGAAAAAAACAAGGCTCCGGCCGGGCCGGTCCCTCAGCCTGGAGATTGATAATCCCCTGTTTGAAATGGACCGCTACTTTATCACCGCTCCTGTTTTCAGGGTAGACCTGCCCAGGGGCGCGGGCCTTTCCTCCGCCCCATCTCCTCCAACAGCCAGCAGCCGGCCCCTTGACCTCTCGCCGACAACGGCAAGTCCGTTGGAGCTGCTGAGCGCTTTTGTCTCCCTGGTCAACCAGGGGCAGGGGGTCACCCCCCACCTGCTGTCCGGAATCCTCGCGCCTGAAAGCAAACGGGTGCTGACCGCCCTCCCCCCCGGCCGGGCCGTTTCCCTGCTCGATCCGGCAACCAGGGAGAGGCTCTGGCAGGAAATGGCGGTCATCGGCACCCCGGGGCCTGATAATTCGCTCCTGTTCGAGGAACTTGATTCCAACCCCTCGGCCGGGCTGGCCCACGGCCTCCTCCTGGGGATCGCGCCACAACAGAAACCCGAGCTGGCCCTGTTGCTTCTGGTGAACTTCGCCCGAGCCGACAAGACCTCCGGCGATTCGCTCAGATCATTGCTGGACCAGGCCGGCCGCGGGATCGTTCCCCGGCTGCTCAGCCGGGCCCGGGTCGCCCGGCCGGAACTGCCCCCTGATTTCTGGCGCCGGGATCAGCAACCGGTTCTTGATCTGGCCGGCCGGGCCGGGCGACCGGAACAGGAAGAACCAGGCCCGGGACCGGAAAAACAGCAGTTCACCATGCCGCTGGTAAACGGCAAGAGCCTGCGTTGCGGGCTGCAGGCCATCCAGGATATCGGGGCCCGGGTAAAGGTCATCGGCTCCGGACTGATCGTGGCCCAGCATCCCCGGGCCGGCGCCCTGATCAGCAAGGGAGAACTCTGTATCCTGAAACTCGAGGCCCGGGCAAGGGACTGAAACCAATGGCCGCGACGATCAGCAAAAATCTGGGCCAGCTGCTGCGGGATCTGCGTCCGGATCTGGACCGGGAACAGCAGAAGATCGTTGTCACCGGGATCAGCGCGGATTCACGCGCTGTCGGGCCGGGCGATCTGTTTATCGCAACGGCCGGACAGACCGTGGACAGCCACGACTATATCAGCGCTGCCATTGACCAGGGCTGCGCGGCAGTGGTGGTTGAAGCCGGCCGCCCTGTTCCGGAGCCGCTGGCCCGGAAGGGACCGCCCCTGGTAGAGGTTGCCGACAGCCGCGGCGCGGTTGCGCGGATCGCGGCCGCCTTTTACGGCCATCCGGCCCATGGAATGCGGATGATCGGGATCACCGGCACCAACGGCAAGACCACGGTCACCTACCTGGCTGAATCGATTATCCGGGCCAGGGGCGGCAGACCCGGGGTAATCGGCACCATCAACTACCGCTATGACGACCGGGCCGGCAAGCAGATGCTGGTGCCGGCCCCGCTCACCACCCCGGAGCCGGTGTTCCTCCAGAAGCTGCTCCACCAGATGGCCGCGGCCGGAGTGACCCATCTGATCATGGAGACATCTTCCCATGGCCTGGCCCAGGGCAGGTTGGCTGGAATCTTTTTTGATATCGCGGTATTTACCAACCTGAGCCGCGACCACCTTGATTTTCACCGGGATATGGACGATTATTTTGCCAGCAAAAAACGACTGTTCCAGGAACAGCTGAAACCAAAAGGACGGGCGGTGATTGTCCAAGAAAAGGCCGCGACCTTGCCGGCCGAGGCCTGGGGCCGGAGGCTGGCCGCCGAACTCCCCGGCCGGCAACTGCTCACCTGCGGCCAGGACCCGGACAATCTTATCCATCCCTTGCGCTTTGCCTGCGACCTCTCGGGAATCCGGGCCGAACTGGCCACCCCGCGCGGCCGGATCAAGATCCACTCCGCCCTGGTCGGAGAGTTCAATCTCAACAACATCCTGGCGGCAACGGGAATCGGCCTGGCCCTGGATATTGTTCCGGAAACCATTGCCCGGGGCCTTGATCAGGCCCGGACCATACCCGGCCGGCTGGAACGGATCTACCCGGATCATCCCCTGAAAAGGGCGCCCACCGTGCTGGTCGACTTTGCCCATACCCCGGATGCGCTGGACAACGTTCTCTCCGCCCTGAAACAACTCAAGCCGGAGCGGTTGTTCTGCGTCTTCGGCTGCGGCGGCGACCGGGACCCGGGCAAGCGGGAGTTGATGGGTGAAACAGCCGGTCTTCTTGCCGACGTGGTTATCGCCACCTCGGACAATCCGCGCTCCGAGGAACCGGCCGCAATCCTTGATGCGGTGCTCGCCGGGATCAAACGTACCGGCAGAGCCCGGCTGCAGCCAGATACGCTCGACCTTCCAGGGGCCAGGGGGTATATGGTGATCGTCTCCCGCCGGCAGGCGATCCGTGTCGCCGTCTCCCATGCCGGACCGAACGACCTGGTCCTGGTCAGCGGCAAGGGCCATGAGACCTGCCAACTCCGCGGCAAGACCAGAAAATTCTTCAGCGACCGGATCGAGGCGGAGAAACAGCTGGCCTGTCTGTACGGCCCCGGCCCGGCCTGGTCCCTTGAACAGGTGACCGCGGCCACCCGCGGCAGGGTCATGGGTAAAGAAAATCTGCACACCGACCGCTTTTCCGGGGTATCCACCGATACCCGCACCCTGCAACCCGGCAATCTGTTCGTGGGTCTGAACGGCCCTAATTTCATTGGCCGCGACTTTGCCGATACCGCGGTACAAAAGGGCGCCGCCGCCCTGCTCCTTGATCAACCGCCGGCCGGGCCGGCTGCCGCGTCCTCCTGGTCCGAGGTGCCGGTGATCCTGGTGGACGACACCCTGGAGGCCCTGGGCAACCTGGCCGCGGCCCACCGGGCCCGGCTCGGCAATTTAAAGGTCCTGGCCATCACCGGCAGTTCCGGCAAGACCACGGTCAAGGAGATGACCGCGGCCATCCTGGCCAGAACCCTGCCCACCCTGAAGAGCGAGGGTAACTTCAACAACCTGATCGGCCTGCCGCTCACCCTGCTCCAGGCCACGGCCGACCACCGGATCGCGGTGCTGGAGATGGGCATGAACCGGCCCGGCGAACTGGCCCGGCTGGCGGAGATCGCCGCACCGGACTTAAGCTGCATCACCAATATCCAGGAGGCCCATCTTGCCGGGCTCGGCAGCATCAACGGGGTGGCCCGGGCCAAGGGCGAGCTTTTCGCGGGCAGTAAAAGCTCCGCCATCCTGGCGGTCAATCTTGACGACCAGCGGGTACGGAAACTGGCCCGGCCGCAGAAACAAAAAAAAATCACCTATGCGGCCACCCCGGCCGGCCGCAGATACAAACCACTGATCAGGGCCACCCGGATCAGCAACCTGGGCCAGGCCGGCACCGCCTTTACCCTGCATATCAGCGGCAAGCACCGCCGGGTCCGGCTGTCAAGCCCGGGCCGCCACAATGTCGGCAATGCGCTCGCCGCGGCAGCCCTGGCCCATGGCGCCGGAACATCCCTGCCGTCAATCGTTGCCGGACTGGAGAGCTACACCCCCCTTGCCAAGCGGGCCGAGATCGTCACCCTGCCGAACGGGATCAAGATAATCAACGACACCTACAACGCCAACCCCGCCTCCATGAACGCGGCCCTGCGCACCCTGCGGGACATCCGCCAACAGGGAAAAACCGTGGCCGTGCTCGGTGAGATGCTGGAACTGGGCAGATACAGTGATGACGCCCACCGGACCCTCGGCACGGCCGCGGCAGAGCTGCCCTGCGACTTTGTCGCCGCAATCGGCGAACATGCCGGAATCCTGGTCAAAGCGGCCCGGAGCAAGGGAATGGCCGCGGACCAGGCCCGAAGTTTCAGCGATAAACAAAAATTATGCGCCTGGCTGGCCGGACTGATTACTGCCGGCAGGCTGACCAGCAACGACTGGATCTTGATCAAGGGCTCCCGCGGCATGCGGATGGAAACCGTTATCAAAGAACTGCAGCAGTGTGGCTTGACCACACGGCAAAGGACCCTGAACTGATGCTCTACCACTTTCTCTATCCCCTAAGCACGGTGTTCAGCGGCTTTAACGTGTTCCGCTACATCACCTTCCGCAGCATCGGCGCGGCGGTGACCGCCTTTTTGATCATGCTTTTCCTGAGCCCCCGCTTCATCCGCTATCTCCGCCACCGTCAGCTCGGCCAGGTGGTCCGCAG
Coding sequences:
- a CDS encoding ribonuclease catalytic domain-containing protein, producing MSLHGKLIEYLAEGRILCALVHEDSGKRLRIFSQNGRELNLPHSRVIHHSRTSYPLTLSREEEIALLKDVAATRQALAATVDLKELWELVVDEPTNVFTASFLAGLSFGHDPDDDHGAAVVRGVLGDKLFFKYKQGNIIAHPPGVVEQLRQRREKEKEQETLLIDGARELKRIWAGDSPGEWPGQKKYLDLVRDYYLHGSEVPEHALARNLLKKAGLTGPHDAFHLLVKADVWDQDENIPLLRQGLEVDFEAAALDQAAAMVPPPVEELLAEGRQDLRDLELLTVDGPATRDFDDALHLEKRGNDYLVGIHITDVAALVRPGTPLFEAARTRVTSLYFPDRQIPMLPSGLSEDLCSLRAGQPRAAMSFMVRISATGEILDFDVKPSVVTVKRQLHYAEADRLVETDETLAGLHRLARQLRRQRLEAGALLLPFPDVNIRITPDKEIEITLAEVDTPGRMLVAEFMILANTLGAQYIAEREAPGLFRSQPRPRQRLVQGEDKDLFLNTRQRKKLAPGSLSTVPRAHSGLGVSQYTTLTSPIRRLLDLVMQIQLQHLAMGKGVFFSKSEIKEFVHIILNTQTRVNGVKFLRHRYWLLKHLESRTGEAFPAIIIDKGQRRAHILVKDFLLDADLPNSQVAAFAAGETIMVRITKADALANVLVLEPTH
- the mraZ gene encoding division/cell wall cluster transcriptional repressor MraZ, with amino-acid sequence MADSGTSTENRFRSRSEHTIDGKGRLNIPARFREVLHRQYGDKLIITNWHKCLKAYPGEVWEAIEATLLNQGKKQPGMVEFIRYVISGVTECPVDKQGRILLPATLRVDFAIKREVMLNGMLDHFEIWNKAAWDTETKKTRENFQNFESSLSTLGIL
- the rsmH gene encoding 16S rRNA (cytosine(1402)-N(4))-methyltransferase RsmH, which produces MPVKQALHPAEIHRPVLPEEIIRFLAPRDKGVYVDATLGLGGHTERILAGSAPAGRVIAFDWDLRAINLARERLAPFRDRLTFVHRSYAEIEPGLAEAGVTRVDGILLDLGLSSLQLDSSAEEVGRGFSFQRGEPLDMRMDQRTTRTAAELINNATEQELADIFYYYGEEKQARRIAAHLVKARKKNRFETTDQLAELVARAIPRRFHPHRIHVATRVFQAVRIAVNQELENLATLLKKAPALLNPGARLCIISFHSLEDRLVKWGFRNDPCWEILTRKPVLPGRDEARDNPRSRSAKLRVAALRPRKEGP
- a CDS encoding UDP-N-acetylmuramoyl-L-alanyl-D-glutamate--2,6-diaminopimelate ligase, which codes for MAATISKNLGQLLRDLRPDLDREQQKIVVTGISADSRAVGPGDLFIATAGQTVDSHDYISAAIDQGCAAVVVEAGRPVPEPLARKGPPLVEVADSRGAVARIAAAFYGHPAHGMRMIGITGTNGKTTVTYLAESIIRARGGRPGVIGTINYRYDDRAGKQMLVPAPLTTPEPVFLQKLLHQMAAAGVTHLIMETSSHGLAQGRLAGIFFDIAVFTNLSRDHLDFHRDMDDYFASKKRLFQEQLKPKGRAVIVQEKAATLPAEAWGRRLAAELPGRQLLTCGQDPDNLIHPLRFACDLSGIRAELATPRGRIKIHSALVGEFNLNNILAATGIGLALDIVPETIARGLDQARTIPGRLERIYPDHPLKRAPTVLVDFAHTPDALDNVLSALKQLKPERLFCVFGCGGDRDPGKRELMGETAGLLADVVIATSDNPRSEEPAAILDAVLAGIKRTGRARLQPDTLDLPGARGYMVIVSRRQAIRVAVSHAGPNDLVLVSGKGHETCQLRGKTRKFFSDRIEAEKQLACLYGPGPAWSLEQVTAATRGRVMGKENLHTDRFSGVSTDTRTLQPGNLFVGLNGPNFIGRDFADTAVQKGAAALLLDQPPAGPAAASSWSEVPVILVDDTLEALGNLAAAHRARLGNLKVLAITGSSGKTTVKEMTAAILARTLPTLKSEGNFNNLIGLPLTLLQATADHRIAVLEMGMNRPGELARLAEIAAPDLSCITNIQEAHLAGLGSINGVARAKGELFAGSKSSAILAVNLDDQRVRKLARPQKQKKITYAATPAGRRYKPLIRATRISNLGQAGTAFTLHISGKHRRVRLSSPGRHNVGNALAAAALAHGAGTSLPSIVAGLESYTPLAKRAEIVTLPNGIKIINDTYNANPASMNAALRTLRDIRQQGKTVAVLGEMLELGRYSDDAHRTLGTAAAELPCDFVAAIGEHAGILVKAARSKGMAADQARSFSDKQKLCAWLAGLITAGRLTSNDWILIKGSRGMRMETVIKELQQCGLTTRQRTLN